In Aegilops tauschii subsp. strangulata cultivar AL8/78 chromosome 3, Aet v6.0, whole genome shotgun sequence, one genomic interval encodes:
- the LOC109783876 gene encoding EP1-like glycoprotein 4 — protein MIMMHRATIIALICCLVAGGGARAQPFDYPAARLATTWANTDAALPHHVVYTDGSVARAALLRLNPAGLGPSYAFGFFCTASRPRGDGPAAPCTEFLLGVAVVYCNSGAGMTFVTAGVPQVVWSANRGSPVCEGATAELTPEGDLVLRSGPGGAVLWSTGTKGRSVAGARIGSDGNLVLYDGRNATVWQSFDHPTNALLVGQSLKHGARLIANVSAADWRDGRLYLAVGDDGLSAYVNAAPPQRYYQLGLSETAHGAYATYTNGSLTVSARPGAPPLAAIELPTVGAGTVQYMRLEHDGHLRIYEWRSGWAPVYDVLRLFPDGGCAFPTACGAYGVCTDDTQCSCPDAANFRPVDFRRPNRGCVPTAPPPTSCRPSRRPQTQHRLVSLPRTAYFNDHTTSMRAVDRVSEEACKKACLDDCACAAAQFYYGPDSGDGSCYLQSEVFSMQTVQPDVVHYNSTMHIKVQAKPARN, from the coding sequence ATGATCATGATGCACCGTGCTACGATCATCGCGCTGATCTGCTGCCTCGTGGCAGGCGGCGGAGCGCGCGCGCAGCCGTTCGACTACCCGGCGGCGAGGCTGGCCACGACCTGGGCCAACACGGACGCCGCCCTGCCGCACCACGTCGTTTACACCGACGGCTCCGTGGCGCGCGCCGCCCTGCTGCGGCTCAACCCGGCGGGCCTCGGCCCCTCCTACGCCTTCGGCTTCTTCTGCACCGCCAGCCGCCCCCGTGGCGACGGCCCCGCGGCCCCCTGCACGGAGTTCCTGCTCGGCGTCGCCGTCGTGTACTGCAACAGCGGCGCGGGTATGACGTTCGTCACGGCCGGCGTCCCGCAGGTCGTCTGGTCGGCCAACCGCGGCAGCCCGGTCTGCGAGGGCGCCACCGCGGAGCTCACGCCGGAGGGCGACCTGGTTCTGAGGTCGGGCCCGGGCGGAGCGGTCTTGTGGTCCACCGGCACCAAGGGCCGGTCCGTCGCCGGGGCGCGCATCGGCAGCGACGGAAACCTGGTGCTATACGACGGGCGCAACGCCACGGTGTGGCAGTCGTTCGACCACCCCACGAATGCGCTCCTCGTCGGGCAGTCGCTGAAGCACGGGGCGCGGCTCATCGCCAACGTGTCGGCCGCGGACTGGCGCGATGGCCGGCTCTACCTCGCCGTCGGCGATGACGGCCTCAGCGCCTACGTCAACGCCGCGCCGCCGCAGCGCTACTACCAGCTCGGCCTCAGCGAGACTGCACACGGCGCCTACGCGACGTACACCAATGGCAGCCTCACGGTGTCCGCCCGGCCCGGTGCGCCGCCGCTGGCCGCCATCGAGCTGCCCACCGTCGGCGCTGGCACGGTGCAGTACATGCGGCTGGAGCACGACGGCCACCTCCGGATCTACGAGTGGCGCTCGGGCTGGGCGCCGGTGTACGACGTGCTGCGCCTCTTCCCGGACGGCGGCTGCGCATTTCCGACAGCGTGCGGCGCGTACGGCGTGTGCACGGACGACACGCAGTGCAGCTGCCCCGACGCGGCCAACTTCCGGCCAGTGGACTTCCGGAGGCCCAACCGCGGCTGCGTCCCGACCGCGCCGCCTCCGACGTCGTGCCGCCCGTCGCGGCGGCCACAAACGCAGCACCGGCTGGTGTCGCTGCCGCGCACGGCCTACTTCAACGACCACACCACGAGCATGCGGGCCGTGGACCGGGTGAGCGAGGAGGCGTGCAAGAAGGCGTGCCTGGACGACTGCGCCTGCGCGGCGGCGCAGTTCTACTACGGCCCGGACTCCGGCGACGGGTCCTGCTACCTGCAGTCGGAGGTGTTCTCGATGCAGACGGTGCAGCCGGACGTGGTGCACTACAACTCCACCATGCATATCAAGGTGCAGGCCAAGCCTGCCAGGAACTGA